A genomic window from Triticum urartu cultivar G1812 chromosome 7, Tu2.1, whole genome shotgun sequence includes:
- the LOC125523671 gene encoding probable xyloglucan endotransglucosylase/hydrolase protein 23 has product MARMAVSVLAILLASCALAAASFDQEFDVTWGDGRGKILNNGQLLTLGLDKVSGSGFQSKHEYLYGKIDMQLKLVPGNSAGTVTAYYLSSQGPTHDEIDFEFLGNVTGEPYTLHTNVFTQGQGQREQQFRLWFDPTNDFHTYSILWNPKHIIFMVDDMPIRDFRNLEGKGIAFPKNQPMRLYSSLWNADDWATQGGRVKTDWSHAPFSASYRGFKADACVVTAGGKPRCGASVGTEVAPGTGAAGEWYNQELDLTRQQRMRWVQSNYMIYNYCTDPKRFAQGVPAECSM; this is encoded by the exons ATGGCTCGCATGGCGGTGTCGGTGCTGGCGATCCTGCTGGCCTCCTGTGCCCTGGCGGCGGCGAGCTTTGACCAAGAGTTCGACGTCACCTGGGGTGACGGGCGCGGCAAGATCCTCAACAACGGCCAGCTCCTCACGCTGGGGTTGGACAAGGTCTCCGGCTCCGGGTTCCAGTCCAAGCACGAGTACCTCTACGGCAAGATCGACATGCAGCTCAAGCTCGTCCCCGGCAACTCCGCCGGCACCGTCACCGCCTACTAC CTGTCGTCGCAGGGTCCGACGCACGACGAGATCGACTTCGAGTTCCTGGGCAACGTCACCGGCGAGCCCTACACGCTGCACACCAACGTGTTCACGCAGGGGCAGGGCCAGCGGGAGCAGCAGTTCCGCCTCTGGTTCGATCCCACCAACGACTTCCACACCTACTCCATTCTCTGGAACCCAAAGCACATCAT CTTCATGGTGGACGACATGCCGATCAGAGACTTCAGGAACTTGGAGGGCAAGGGGATCGCCTTCCCCAAGAACCAGCCGATGCGCCTCTACTCCAGCCTCTGGAACGCCGACGACTGGGCCACGCAGGGCGGCCGCGTCAAGACGGACTGGTCCCATGCCCCGTTCTCCGCCTCGTACCGCGGCTTCAAGGCCGACGCGTGCGTGGTGACCGCGGGCGGCAAGCCGCGCTGCGGCGCCAGCGTCGGCACGGAGGTCGCCCCTGGCACCGGCGCGGCTGGCGAGTGGTACAACCAGGAGCTGGACCTGACGCGGCAGCAGCGGATGCGGTGGGTGCAGAGCAACTACATGATCTACAACTACTGCACCGACCCCAAGCGCTTCGCCCAGGGCGTCCCTGCCGAGTGCTCCATGTAA